One genomic window of Planctomycetaceae bacterium includes the following:
- a CDS encoding ATP-binding protein, which produces MTTVKRLSLATMVIICVGASAAYYATMMALQGHGVLSTALNYLVVGLVTALTVLLLLLFWRSLHNAIRTIAGQLETMAATGQSGLVMVQGNHELSQLARPLNAFLTSTREKIDELQNANRELQIQARIASAEKQHTEAIIFSISDAVLVTNRFDELLLANEAAEKLLGFKLSGALRQNIDRIITDGTLVRLVRETRGHGRTPTRRVVEHAIDLKGDVRVFRVTLSCIAGANEEVSGVVAVLHDVTREKEIAQMKTDFVSNVSHELKTPLASIKAYIEMLQDGEAQDDATCKEFYGIIAAETDRLHRLIENILNISRIESGVVKVVKEPTSLTAVVKQVIDVAAPQAKAKQIQLVARLAPVFQQVEADHDMIFQAVMNLISNAIKYTPENGTVTVTASVDERRGVAVCDVADTGVGIPADDLPHVFEKFYRVEANKKMAKGTGLGLTLVKHIVETVHDGKLSVSSEKGKGSTFSLELPVMA; this is translated from the coding sequence GTGACGACGGTCAAAAGGCTCAGCCTTGCTACCATGGTTATCATTTGCGTCGGGGCCAGTGCGGCCTACTACGCGACCATGATGGCGCTGCAGGGGCACGGGGTCCTCAGTACCGCGCTGAACTACCTCGTCGTGGGACTGGTGACCGCCCTGACGGTGCTGTTGCTGCTGCTGTTCTGGCGCAGCCTGCACAACGCCATCCGCACCATCGCCGGTCAGTTGGAGACCATGGCCGCCACCGGGCAGAGCGGTCTGGTGATGGTCCAGGGCAATCACGAGCTGTCGCAACTGGCGCGTCCGCTGAATGCCTTTCTGACCAGCACGCGCGAGAAGATCGACGAACTCCAGAACGCCAACCGCGAACTGCAGATCCAGGCCCGCATCGCCTCGGCCGAGAAGCAGCACACCGAGGCCATCATCTTTTCCATCAGCGACGCGGTGCTGGTGACCAATCGTTTCGATGAGCTGCTGCTGGCCAACGAGGCGGCTGAGAAGCTGCTGGGCTTCAAGCTCTCCGGGGCGCTGCGGCAGAATATCGACCGCATCATCACCGACGGCACGCTGGTGCGCCTGGTGCGCGAGACGCGCGGGCACGGGCGAACGCCCACGCGGCGGGTCGTCGAGCACGCCATCGACCTCAAGGGCGACGTGCGGGTCTTCCGCGTCACGTTGAGCTGCATCGCCGGGGCCAACGAGGAGGTCTCGGGCGTCGTGGCCGTCCTCCACGACGTGACGCGCGAGAAGGAAATCGCCCAGATGAAGACCGACTTTGTCTCCAACGTCTCGCACGAACTCAAGACGCCCCTGGCGTCGATCAAGGCGTATATCGAGATGCTGCAAGACGGCGAGGCCCAGGACGATGCCACGTGCAAGGAGTTCTACGGGATCATCGCCGCCGAAACCGACCGCCTGCACCGGCTGATCGAGAACATCCTCAATATCTCGCGGATCGAGTCGGGCGTGGTGAAGGTGGTCAAGGAGCCCACGAGCCTGACTGCCGTCGTCAAGCAGGTGATCGACGTGGCGGCTCCGCAGGCCAAGGCCAAGCAGATCCAGCTAGTGGCCCGCCTGGCGCCGGTGTTTCAGCAGGTCGAGGCGGACCACGACATGATTTTCCAGGCCGTCATGAACCTGATCTCGAACGCCATCAAGTACACGCCGGAGAACGGCACGGTGACGGTGACGGCCAGCGTCGACGAGCGGCGGGGCGTGGCGGTTTGCGACGTGGCGGATACCGGGGTGGGGATTCCCGCCGACGACCTGCCTCACGTGTTCGAGAAGTTTTACCGCGTCGAGGCCAACAAGAAGATGGCCAAGGGCACCGGCCTGGGGCTGACGCTGGTCAAGCACATTGTCGAGACCGTGCATGACGGAAAGCTCTCGGTCAGCAGCGAGAAGGGCAAGGGCAGCACGTTCAGCCTGGAATTGCCGGTGATGGCGTAA
- a CDS encoding PilN domain-containing protein, protein MIDVDFLPECVVQRRIRRNRLICQANLLAIALAGFVALGFQFEHFIQKAAAEQSLQRDRVANVRQQLVLRTALEKQEGELLIKQRINQLLGSRINASDVMSDLDRILPPSVTLTSLSLEPAEISMPATPARVAGPTPVSGAAPVEKTVKRLRVVITGVASTDVALANFIGQLSACQTFEDVSMGYARTVILLKPLSSEKDKAPKMEKRAARAFQVSCYIVR, encoded by the coding sequence ATGATCGACGTCGACTTTCTGCCTGAATGTGTCGTCCAACGCCGAATCCGGCGCAACCGCCTGATCTGCCAGGCGAACCTGCTGGCCATCGCCCTGGCCGGATTTGTCGCGCTGGGGTTCCAGTTCGAGCACTTCATCCAGAAGGCCGCCGCCGAGCAGTCTCTCCAGCGCGACCGCGTCGCCAACGTCCGACAGCAGCTCGTGCTGCGAACGGCGCTGGAAAAGCAGGAAGGGGAACTGCTGATCAAGCAGCGGATCAATCAACTGCTGGGCAGCCGCATCAACGCCAGCGACGTCATGAGCGACCTGGACCGCATCCTGCCCCCGTCGGTCACGCTGACGAGCCTGAGCCTGGAGCCGGCCGAAATCAGCATGCCCGCCACGCCGGCGCGGGTCGCCGGACCGACCCCCGTCAGCGGCGCTGCCCCCGTCGAGAAGACTGTCAAGCGACTGCGCGTGGTCATCACCGGCGTCGCCTCGACCGACGTGGCGCTGGCCAACTTCATCGGTCAGCTCTCCGCCTGCCAGACGTTCGAGGATGTCTCCATGGGCTACGCTCGAACGGTGATTCTGCTCAAACCCCTCTCGTCGGAAAAAGACAAGGCTCCGAAGATGGAGAAGCGCGCCGCCCGGGCCTTCCAGGTGAGCTGCTACATCGTCCGCTAG
- the pilO gene encoding type 4a pilus biogenesis protein PilO, with product MLRENWIVLALLVGVSAGACLLVYVPQKKRLDAIKGEISAGKTEIADQAAKTASVPELLWRVDTMQKQLSKFDRRLPQRRELDGFLREINSRLSDAGLRDALIEPGNPLKEGLFNTLPIIMRFRGSYLSLANFLEGIHHMDRMACVHSLRIAQDRANDVAHGARGEAEKIVGDTTKLDIEVQLNIYFTSDAQI from the coding sequence ATGTTGCGTGAAAACTGGATCGTGCTGGCGCTGCTGGTGGGAGTCTCCGCCGGCGCCTGCCTGCTGGTGTACGTGCCTCAGAAGAAACGGCTCGATGCCATCAAGGGCGAGATTTCAGCCGGCAAGACCGAGATCGCCGACCAGGCGGCCAAGACCGCCTCCGTGCCCGAGCTGCTGTGGCGCGTGGACACGATGCAGAAGCAGCTCAGCAAGTTCGATCGCCGTCTTCCCCAGCGGCGGGAGCTGGACGGGTTCCTGCGGGAGATCAACTCGCGCCTTAGCGACGCGGGGCTGCGCGACGCCCTCATCGAACCGGGCAACCCTCTCAAGGAAGGACTCTTCAACACCCTGCCCATCATCATGCGATTCCGAGGCTCGTACCTGTCGCTGGCCAACTTCCTGGAAGGCATCCACCACATGGACCGCATGGCCTGCGTCCACAGCCTGCGGATCGCCCAGGATCGCGCCAACGACGTCGCGCACGGCGCCCGTGGCGAGGCCGAGAAGATCGTCGGCGACACAACGAAGCTGGACATCGAAGTGCAGTTGAACATCTACTTCACGAGCGACGCCCAAATATGA
- a CDS encoding GspH/FimT family protein — MLVNDPELHGRDARATRAFTMVEILVVVIILAIAAAIVVPMAINTGDLQAASGAQMLTADLQYAQNMAITTQQPVTVTFNATANSYTLSNASGTLIHPIKKTAYVVDFDTTDGLSNLRLISASFASAPTVTFDELGAPNNAGVVTLRAGASILRVNVAAATGRITVTAAGS, encoded by the coding sequence ATGCTTGTGAATGATCCGGAACTGCACGGGCGGGACGCCCGTGCCACTCGAGCCTTCACCATGGTCGAGATCCTGGTCGTGGTTATCATTCTGGCCATTGCGGCGGCCATCGTCGTGCCCATGGCGATTAACACGGGGGATCTGCAGGCCGCCAGCGGCGCCCAGATGCTCACGGCCGACCTTCAGTACGCCCAGAATATGGCCATCACCACCCAGCAGCCCGTGACGGTGACGTTCAATGCTACCGCCAACAGCTATACGCTCTCTAACGCAAGTGGCACGTTGATTCATCCGATTAAAAAGACGGCCTACGTCGTCGACTTCGACACGACAGACGGGCTGTCGAACCTGAGGCTGATTTCGGCCTCGTTTGCGTCCGCGCCGACGGTGACGTTCGATGAACTCGGTGCGCCGAACAATGCCGGAGTCGTGACGTTGCGGGCGGGGGCTTCGATCCTGCGGGTCAATGTGGCCGCCGCGACCGGGCGCATCACCGTGACGGCAGCGGGGTCGTAG
- a CDS encoding response regulator codes for MNKRVVVADDEAHILHVVSLKLRNAGYEVVTAQDGEEALELCLADPPDLLITDFQMPVMTGVDLCRQLRAHESTRAIPAMMLTARGFDLEPGEMIDVGIAAVLAKPFSPREVLAKVEDLLAQTSGTDEN; via the coding sequence ATGAATAAACGCGTGGTAGTAGCCGACGACGAAGCGCACATCCTGCACGTGGTCTCCTTGAAGCTCCGCAACGCCGGATACGAGGTGGTGACGGCCCAGGACGGCGAGGAAGCCCTGGAGCTTTGCCTGGCGGACCCGCCGGACCTGCTGATCACGGACTTCCAGATGCCCGTGATGACCGGAGTAGACCTGTGCCGCCAGCTTCGCGCCCACGAGAGCACGCGGGCCATTCCCGCCATGATGCTCACTGCGCGCGGGTTCGACCTCGAACCGGGCGAAATGATCGACGTGGGTATCGCCGCCGTCCTGGCCAAGCCCTTCTCGCCCCGCGAAGTGCTGGCCAAAGTCGAAGACCTGCTCGCCCAGACATCCGGAACCGACGAGAACTAA
- a CDS encoding HD domain-containing phosphohydrolase, protein MTASLKNSSRCLATLGPALRRIESRMAELGLNVLVREADGSSTENWTPLNLFCQIVCGSAHSPCAAALEAVAAGVLESGQSACGSSAIGCSLMAVPVRLRRKTAGVIAACCPTREMLDEEAMARVCDRLHIDRQVAQRLASEACRHGSDQAADFMRVLEWLLQDCQALDVADDELTTLSTNLANTYEELSLVYNISGTVRVTAGADEFLQKVCSEMCEVMKIETAAAVISAAPGKGAVQEAVVVHGSWARQGDLVGQLLSQSVSPSFRSSQRPIIANAWDAARDVAGLSVHNLVAVPLVVDQNVVGVLAAVNKLSGDFDSIDMKLISAVGSQASVFLDNNRLYADVQDLLMGVLHALTASIDAKDPYTCGHSLRVAKLSRQLALACGYSRDKAERLYLCGLLHDIGKIGVPERILCKTARLTDEEYDVIKRHPGIGAKILTGIRQLEDVTVGIVTHHERLDGRGYPNALQGDEIPKDGRIVGLADAFDALTSDRVYRKALSPEQVIAEIRRCSGTQFDPDVVEKLLAWDIGALLADMPHANAGADLQAPAENRHEN, encoded by the coding sequence ATGACCGCCAGCCTCAAAAACAGTTCACGCTGCCTCGCGACGCTGGGTCCGGCCCTGCGCCGGATCGAGTCTCGCATGGCTGAACTGGGCCTCAACGTGCTCGTGCGCGAGGCTGACGGCTCGTCGACCGAAAACTGGACCCCGCTGAACCTGTTCTGCCAGATTGTCTGCGGCAGCGCCCATTCGCCCTGTGCCGCGGCGCTGGAGGCCGTGGCGGCCGGGGTGCTCGAGTCCGGCCAGAGCGCCTGCGGAAGTTCCGCCATCGGATGCAGCCTGATGGCCGTGCCCGTGCGCCTGCGCCGCAAGACCGCCGGCGTCATCGCCGCCTGTTGTCCAACGCGGGAGATGCTCGACGAAGAGGCCATGGCCCGCGTCTGCGACCGTCTGCACATCGACCGGCAGGTCGCTCAGCGACTCGCCTCCGAGGCCTGCCGCCACGGCAGCGACCAGGCCGCCGATTTCATGCGCGTGCTCGAATGGCTCCTGCAGGATTGCCAGGCCCTGGACGTGGCCGACGACGAGTTGACCACCCTGAGCACCAACCTGGCCAACACGTACGAGGAACTCTCGCTGGTCTACAACATCAGCGGCACCGTTCGCGTCACCGCCGGCGCCGACGAGTTTCTCCAGAAGGTCTGCTCCGAGATGTGCGAGGTCATGAAGATCGAGACCGCCGCGGCCGTCATTTCGGCGGCGCCGGGGAAGGGCGCCGTGCAGGAGGCGGTCGTGGTGCATGGTTCGTGGGCACGCCAGGGGGACCTGGTCGGGCAGTTGCTCTCACAGTCAGTGTCGCCGAGTTTCCGCTCGAGTCAGCGCCCCATCATCGCCAACGCCTGGGACGCCGCCCGCGACGTCGCCGGGCTGAGCGTGCATAACCTCGTCGCCGTTCCGCTGGTGGTCGACCAGAACGTGGTGGGCGTGCTGGCGGCGGTCAACAAACTCAGCGGCGACTTCGACAGCATCGACATGAAGCTCATCAGCGCCGTGGGCAGCCAGGCGTCGGTCTTTCTGGACAACAACCGCCTGTACGCCGACGTGCAGGACCTGCTGATGGGCGTCTTGCACGCGCTGACGGCCTCCATCGACGCCAAAGATCCGTACACCTGCGGTCACTCGCTGCGCGTGGCAAAGTTGTCGCGCCAGTTGGCGCTGGCGTGCGGATACAGCCGCGACAAGGCCGAGCGGTTGTACCTGTGCGGGCTGTTGCACGACATTGGGAAAATCGGCGTCCCGGAGCGCATTTTGTGCAAGACGGCCCGTCTGACGGACGAAGAATACGACGTGATCAAGCGACACCCGGGCATCGGCGCCAAAATTCTGACGGGCATTCGCCAGCTCGAGGACGTGACGGTGGGCATCGTGACCCACCACGAGCGCCTCGACGGGCGAGGGTACCCCAATGCCCTTCAGGGCGACGAGATCCCCAAGGACGGACGCATTGTCGGACTGGCCGACGCCTTTGACGCCCTCACGAGCGACCGCGTCTATCGCAAGGCGCTTTCGCCCGAGCAGGTGATCGCCGAAATCCGCCGCTGCAGCGGGACGCAGTTCGATCCCGATGTGGTCGAAAAGCTCCTGGCCTGGGATATCGGGGCGCTGTTGGCCGATATGCCCCACGCCAACGCCGGAGCCGACCTGCAAGCCCCAGCCGAGAACCGTCATGAAAATTAA
- a CDS encoding tetratricopeptide repeat protein: MSPSRSARIAPMLAGVALAAAAAFTAGCPSNHTAGQDEARQKAKARWNTVRADVLCGVAADNLRAGRLDAAQAKAAEALAMEPNSMAGLLVMGRIALERGQYAQALKTLDQARAIDPKNAAAAYYLAVALEKSNRLDEALQAYRQAYFLNDASLDAVKGAAEVMVAMGQPRQAKAYLGGFMPRAEGDAGMYELAGRLAQLCGDPAEAAGHFVKAHDIDSANMLYLEKLIEVQFLAGQYDKVLASIRDLKPSEHYSPPATIYVMQGDSCLALRRPNEALAAYKTATTGAASLWAAWSGVSRAELALSRPAEAVAAARKAYELDKDNPDSTLLVGYSLVRAGRTVEAIACLKQAIAQRGNDATLLCVLGRAYAAGGDELEATRCYTAALRSEPGNRLASELLSSTARKDKVETR, translated from the coding sequence ATGAGTCCATCACGTTCAGCACGCATCGCACCCATGCTGGCAGGGGTGGCGTTGGCCGCGGCCGCCGCGTTCACGGCAGGCTGTCCGTCCAATCACACCGCCGGTCAGGACGAGGCCAGGCAAAAGGCCAAAGCGCGATGGAACACCGTTCGCGCCGACGTGCTGTGCGGCGTGGCAGCGGACAATCTCCGCGCCGGGCGTCTTGACGCCGCGCAGGCCAAGGCGGCCGAGGCCCTGGCCATGGAACCCAATTCCATGGCGGGTCTGCTGGTGATGGGGCGAATCGCCCTGGAGCGAGGCCAGTACGCCCAGGCCCTCAAGACCCTCGATCAGGCCCGCGCCATCGATCCCAAGAACGCCGCGGCGGCGTACTATCTTGCCGTCGCGCTGGAAAAGAGCAATCGACTCGATGAGGCGCTTCAGGCATACCGCCAGGCGTACTTTCTCAATGACGCCAGCCTCGACGCCGTCAAAGGCGCCGCTGAGGTCATGGTCGCGATGGGCCAGCCTCGTCAGGCCAAAGCCTACCTCGGCGGGTTCATGCCCCGCGCCGAAGGCGACGCCGGAATGTATGAACTGGCCGGACGCCTCGCGCAGTTGTGCGGCGACCCTGCCGAGGCGGCAGGACACTTCGTCAAGGCCCATGACATCGACAGCGCCAACATGCTCTATCTGGAAAAGCTGATCGAGGTCCAGTTCCTGGCCGGACAGTACGACAAGGTCCTGGCCTCGATACGCGACCTCAAGCCCTCCGAGCATTACAGCCCGCCGGCGACCATCTACGTCATGCAGGGCGACAGTTGCCTGGCGCTGAGGCGGCCGAACGAGGCCTTGGCGGCATACAAGACCGCAACGACCGGCGCTGCCTCGCTATGGGCGGCGTGGTCGGGCGTTTCGCGGGCCGAGCTGGCGCTGTCGCGCCCGGCGGAGGCGGTGGCGGCGGCGCGGAAAGCTTACGAGTTGGATAAGGACAACCCCGACAGCACGTTGCTCGTCGGGTACAGCCTGGTTCGAGCCGGGCGCACGGTCGAAGCGATTGCGTGCCTCAAGCAGGCCATCGCCCAGCGAGGCAATGATGCCACGCTGCTGTGCGTTTTGGGGCGTGCCTACGCTGCCGGCGGCGACGAGTTGGAAGCGACGCGATGCTACACCGCGGCGCTGCGCAGCGAACCCGGCAACCGGCTGGCCAGCGAACTGCTGAGCAGCACGGCACGGAAGGACAAAGTGGAGACGCGTTAG
- the pilM gene encoding pilus assembly protein PilM — translation MFGALIKRHWPIGLDIGADSINMIQFRRAGTTTAVNACGRYRFAEGETQSPALRRKAIVKAVREMLRRGFQGRSVITSLSCSDLAIKNIRVPHGEDIHDAVVREAQQRFNFDIGPDQLRYLVAGDVRNGNEEHTEVLMLAVREETVRELLETLAEAGLSPLHIEPEPVPMFRVFEQRLRRRVDEENVSVIVDIGCSGTRVVVARGRDIIFIKVIDIGGRKLNEAVARQLNLTTAEAADMRMRSGRPHRRGDDAAGEGESLNWTLYDAVRSEGEAIAREVALCLRYCSVTFRGLRPERVMLTGGEAHDASLVRLLGEQLNVECQVASPLQGVDLSGVDLGGERRGTLPEWAICAGLAMRGIDLRDDSQETGHDRRRLSA, via the coding sequence ATGTTTGGAGCCCTGATCAAACGACATTGGCCCATCGGCCTGGACATCGGCGCCGACAGCATCAACATGATCCAGTTCCGCCGCGCAGGCACGACCACGGCCGTCAACGCCTGCGGGCGATACCGCTTCGCCGAGGGGGAAACGCAGAGCCCCGCCCTGCGTCGCAAGGCCATCGTCAAGGCCGTCCGCGAGATGTTGCGGCGCGGTTTCCAGGGGCGGTCGGTCATCACTTCGCTGTCGTGCAGCGACCTGGCGATCAAGAACATCCGCGTCCCCCATGGCGAAGATATCCATGACGCGGTCGTTCGCGAGGCGCAGCAGCGGTTCAACTTCGATATCGGTCCCGACCAGTTGCGGTATCTCGTGGCCGGCGACGTTCGCAACGGCAACGAAGAGCATACCGAAGTGCTGATGCTGGCGGTGCGCGAAGAGACGGTCCGCGAGCTGCTGGAGACTCTCGCCGAGGCGGGGTTGAGCCCGCTGCACATCGAGCCCGAGCCGGTGCCGATGTTCCGCGTTTTCGAGCAGCGCCTGCGCCGCCGGGTCGACGAGGAAAATGTCAGCGTCATCGTCGACATCGGCTGCAGCGGCACGCGCGTCGTCGTCGCTCGCGGACGCGACATTATCTTCATCAAGGTCATCGACATCGGCGGGCGAAAGCTCAACGAGGCCGTTGCCAGGCAACTGAACCTGACGACCGCCGAAGCGGCCGACATGCGCATGCGCAGCGGTCGCCCGCACCGCCGGGGCGATGACGCCGCCGGCGAGGGCGAGTCGCTGAACTGGACGCTCTACGACGCCGTTCGCAGCGAGGGCGAGGCCATCGCCCGCGAGGTCGCCCTGTGCCTGAGGTACTGCTCGGTGACGTTCCGGGGCCTGCGTCCCGAGCGGGTGATGCTGACCGGCGGCGAGGCGCACGATGCGTCGCTGGTGCGCCTGCTGGGCGAGCAACTCAACGTCGAGTGCCAGGTCGCCAGCCCGCTGCAGGGCGTCGATCTGTCCGGGGTGGATCTCGGCGGCGAGCGGCGCGGAACCCTGCCCGAGTGGGCCATCTGCGCCGGATTGGCCATGAGGGGAATCGACCTTCGCGATGACAGCCAGGAGACCGGTCATGATCGACGTCGACTTTCTGCCTGA
- a CDS encoding STAS domain-containing protein — MKINAESYGHAVMLNLNGDLTADALEAFKQAVDHQLEPKEVVDLVLNCESVPFIDSAALECLLDIQEKLAQRFGQVKLVKCDENVRKILEITALESTFEHYDRVADAVKALSV, encoded by the coding sequence ATGAAAATTAACGCCGAAAGCTATGGTCACGCCGTCATGCTCAACCTCAACGGCGACTTGACCGCCGACGCCCTGGAAGCATTTAAGCAGGCCGTCGACCACCAACTCGAGCCCAAGGAAGTCGTCGATCTGGTGCTCAACTGCGAGTCAGTTCCGTTCATCGACAGCGCCGCGCTGGAGTGCCTGCTCGACATCCAGGAAAAGCTCGCCCAGCGGTTCGGGCAGGTCAAGCTGGTCAAGTGCGACGAAAACGTGCGGAAGATCCTCGAGATCACTGCTCTGGAATCGACGTTTGAACACTACGACCGCGTGGCCGACGCGGTCAAGGCCCTCAGCGTGTGA
- a CDS encoding secretin and TonB N-terminal domain-containing protein, with amino-acid sequence MALSWTRTVRRFGRILLVAVATTLAVMVPIVYAQDDEAEPVWPAPGATKGKPRIYPATPSVIPAAAAATQPAQTGPATREARVQPPGTFSAFYRGSDLRSVLQLLSTQGRRNIIATPEVQGTVTADLYDVTFKQALDAILGANGFVYEEKDNFIYVYTPKQLADIRKAQQKIRTQIFNLAYMTAADARVLLTPVISKDGIIAVTPPAQVGIAASATDAGGNSYATRDILVVRDYEENLQRIADLLTELDVKPAQVLIEATILAATLEETNALGVNISVLRGIDFQDLGASVATVGPAGNAGSSPITSAALAGDAGGTLRTGFADVTGGLSIGILGDRIAAFISALETVTDTTVLANPKLLVINKQRGEVLIGQRQGYRQTTQTDTTISETIEFLETGTRMIVRPYVARNNYIRMEIHPEESAGSVDAATGLPFSTTTEVTSNVMVRDGHTIVIGGLFREETQNARNQVPLVGNIPVLGTLFRRTADTVRRREIIVLLTPHIIQQEPDEQVGQAMKNDVERFRVGARNGLQWFGRERLAECHMRCAKQSLTEGNYGKALWSLDLALSLRPRMLEAIRLREEVTGRAYWAGHARHSSAKYAVEQMIMQELGRPYEGIVLPDKPLRNELIPPDVRQKIGAGPQYVAPLPGPRGQVISPPPPTPQLKKSLPTADVKDAQPSRRK; translated from the coding sequence ATGGCGCTCTCATGGACGAGAACCGTCCGGCGTTTCGGGCGCATCCTGCTCGTCGCCGTCGCAACAACCCTGGCCGTCATGGTTCCCATCGTGTATGCCCAGGATGACGAGGCGGAACCCGTCTGGCCCGCCCCCGGGGCCACCAAGGGCAAGCCCCGCATCTATCCCGCCACCCCTTCGGTCATTCCCGCTGCCGCCGCGGCGACCCAACCGGCCCAGACCGGTCCGGCCACGCGAGAGGCTCGCGTGCAGCCCCCGGGCACCTTCAGCGCGTTCTATCGCGGCAGCGACTTGCGAAGCGTCCTGCAATTGCTCAGCACGCAGGGGCGGCGGAACATCATCGCCACCCCCGAGGTGCAAGGCACCGTCACCGCCGACCTCTACGACGTCACCTTCAAGCAGGCCCTGGACGCCATCCTGGGCGCCAACGGCTTCGTCTACGAAGAAAAAGACAACTTCATCTACGTCTATACCCCAAAGCAACTGGCCGATATCCGCAAGGCCCAGCAGAAGATCCGCACGCAGATATTCAACCTAGCGTACATGACGGCCGCCGACGCCCGCGTGCTGCTGACGCCGGTGATCTCGAAGGACGGGATCATCGCCGTGACGCCCCCGGCGCAGGTCGGCATCGCCGCCAGCGCCACCGACGCCGGCGGCAACAGCTATGCCACCCGCGACATCCTGGTGGTGCGCGATTATGAAGAGAACCTCCAGCGCATCGCCGACCTGCTCACCGAACTTGACGTCAAGCCCGCGCAGGTGCTGATCGAGGCGACAATCCTGGCCGCCACGCTTGAAGAGACCAACGCCCTGGGCGTCAACATCAGCGTGCTGCGCGGGATCGACTTTCAGGACCTCGGCGCCTCGGTCGCCACGGTGGGCCCCGCCGGCAATGCCGGCAGCAGCCCCATCACCTCCGCCGCCCTGGCAGGCGACGCCGGGGGAACGCTCCGCACCGGATTCGCCGACGTCACCGGCGGGCTCTCAATCGGAATCCTGGGCGACCGCATCGCCGCCTTTATCAGCGCCCTGGAGACCGTCACCGACACCACCGTGCTGGCCAACCCCAAGTTGCTGGTCATCAACAAGCAGCGGGGCGAGGTGCTCATCGGACAGCGACAGGGCTACCGCCAGACCACGCAAACCGACACCACCATCAGCGAGACCATCGAGTTCCTCGAAACCGGCACGCGGATGATCGTGCGGCCTTACGTCGCCCGCAACAACTACATCCGGATGGAGATCCACCCGGAAGAGTCGGCCGGCAGCGTCGACGCGGCGACGGGACTGCCTTTCAGCACCACCACGGAAGTGACGTCGAACGTCATGGTGCGCGACGGGCACACGATCGTCATCGGCGGTCTCTTCCGCGAAGAAACGCAGAACGCCCGCAACCAGGTGCCCCTGGTGGGCAACATCCCCGTGCTGGGGACGCTGTTCCGCCGCACGGCCGACACCGTCCGGCGCCGCGAAATCATCGTGCTGCTGACGCCGCACATCATTCAGCAGGAGCCCGACGAGCAGGTCGGCCAAGCGATGAAGAATGACGTCGAGCGGTTCCGCGTCGGCGCCCGCAACGGGTTGCAGTGGTTCGGGCGCGAGCGTCTGGCGGAGTGCCACATGCGCTGCGCTAAGCAGTCGCTCACCGAAGGCAACTACGGCAAGGCATTGTGGAGTCTGGATCTGGCCCTGTCGCTTCGCCCGCGGATGCTCGAGGCGATCCGCCTTCGGGAGGAGGTCACCGGTCGGGCGTACTGGGCGGGTCACGCCAGGCATTCCAGTGCAAAATATGCCGTTGAGCAGATGATCATGCAGGAATTGGGGCGGCCTTACGAGGGCATCGTTCTTCCGGACAAACCCCTGCGAAATGAGCTTATTCCGCCGGATGTGCGGCAGAAGATCGGCGCCGGTCCGCAGTACGTGGCGCCGCTTCCCGGTCCGCGGGGGCAAGTGATCAGCCCGCCGCCGCCGACGCCGCAATTGAAGAAGAGCCTCCCAACTGCCGATGTCAAGGATGCACAACCGTCGCGCCGCAAGTGA